The DNA segment TCAGGCAGTTACAAAGCTATCAGCCGCGAGCTCGAAGATGGGTCAAAAGTAAAACTTGATTTTGAAAAGAAGAAAACAACAAAACAATAAACGATTGGTGAAATGGAAATTATTAAATTACAACAAATAAAAAAATACTATGATATGGGTGGCGCCGAAGAAGTGCACGCTCTGCGCGGTATCGATGTTAATATCGGTCAAAATGAATACGTTGCCATAATGGGACCTTCAGGTTCGGGCAAATCTACATTGATGAATATTATCGGGTGTCTGGATACACCTACGACCGGTTTGTATGAATTCAACAAAGTGAATGTGAGCGACATGAATGACGACCAGTTGGCGAAAATTAGGAATAAGGAAATCGGGTTCGTGTTTCAAACTTTCAATCTATTAGCACGCTCCAATGCGTTACATAATGTTGAGTTACCTCTGATTTATGCTGGAATAAATAAATCGGAACGACGCAAGTTAGCTATGCAAGCTTTGGAACAGGTTGGGCTTGCCGACAGAGTAATGCACAAACCTAACGAGCTATCGGGCGGGCAGCGGCAGCGTGTGGCAATTGCGCGGGCTTTAGTTACCCATCCGTCGATAATTCTTGCCGACGAGCCAACAGGAAATTTGGATACAAAAACCGGCGATGAAATTATGTTGCTCTTTGAAGAAATTCATAAGCAAGGTAATACGATTATCCTTGTTACACACGAAGAGTATATTGCCGAGCACGCTAAACGTATCATCCGGCTGCGTGATGGTTTAGTTGAAGTTGATGAACATGTAAATCGTCGTAAAATAGTAAATTAAAATGAATTTCCTGTTTGAAATAAAAGAAGGACTGAGGATTGCTTTCTATGCAATTCGTTCAAATAAAATGCGTTCAGTGCTAACCACACTTGGCATCGTTATTGGAATTGTCTCTGTAACGATGATGGCAACAGCAATCGAGGGTGTCGATCGTAAGTTTCAGGAAAGTGCCTCGGCTTTTGGTGCAAATGTTTTATACGTTCAAAAATTTCCTTGGGTTGGTCACGACGATTGGTCGATTTACCGCAACAGGCGCGATATCCCATTAAAAGTTGCTGAAGATATTGAACAACACGCCACGATGGTCGAAGCTGTTGCAGCAAACGTCATCACAGTTCGTCCAACTCAATTTGAAGAAAGGAATATGAAAAATGCCTTTATCACAGGCACAACCGATCAATATATTTATGCTTCAGGAACGAATGTATCCGATGGCAGATTTTTATCTCAAGAAGAATCCAACGGGGGGCGCCCGGTGTGTGTTATCGGAGCAAATGTAGTCGAAAATTTATTTCCCAATCAAGACCCGATAGGGAAGTTTGTGAAAGTCGGCTCGCTCCCTTATCAAATTATTGGTGTGTTGGAAAAACAAGGAGGTCTTTTCGGAAAATTCACATCCGACAATCGCGTTTATATTCCTCTCAAATCATTTATGAATCAATTCGGTTCAAAGCGCGATGTTACGATAAATATTGCCGCTAAAAAAGGTGCCGACATAGAAGATGTGAAAGAAGAATTAAGAGGAATAATCCGAAAATCACGCGGTTTAAAACCCTCGGATGCGGATGATTTTAATTTAAACGAACAAGAATTGTTGGTTACTACTTTTTCGGGCTTCACCGCTGTAATTGCTGCAGTAGGTTTTTTTATTACCGGCTTGTCGTTGTTTGTAGGCGGCATCGGTATAATGAATATTATGTTCGTGTCGGTTACCGAACGGACAAAAGAAATCGGAATTCGAAAAGCGATTGGCGCCAAACGGCGAACGATACTTATTCAATTTCTCATCGAGTCGTCTATAATTTGTTTGTTAGGCGGTTTGTTAGGTCTGATTATTTCCTACCCACTCAGTTTACTTGCCGATAAAATTTTGCCAACAGCGATGCCTCTTTCGATTGTAGGTATTGCAATTATCATCTCATTAGTAGTTGGTGTAGTATCAGGATTTTTACCAGCTTACCGTGCTTCACGTCTAAATCCGGTTGATGCCTTACGATATGAATAAAAAAGATTAATATGAATTTTATTTTAGAAAGAATATTTTCAGAAATCAGAGAAAGTTTTATAATGGCATTGGTTGCCATTCGCATTAATAAATTGCGTTCAATCCTTACTCTGCTCGGTATCGCAGTTGGCGTGTTTTCAATTATCGCTGTGATGACAGCAATGGGAGTTTTAGTAAACTCTGTTGAAAGCGGAATGACGATGTTGGGGTCGCACACTTTTCAAGTTCAGCGTTTCCCAAGTTTTCAGATGGGCGACGGAAGCCGAGCTAAATTCAGAAACAGAAAAAAAATTACTATCGAGCAAGGCGTAGCTGTTAAACAAAATGCTACGCTCGCTGCTGCTGTAGGTATCGAAGCTTGGGAATCGGGGAAAACTGTTAAATCAATTCGCGGCGAAAAAACCAATCCGAATGTCAGTTTAGTTGGCGAGGATTTAGAAGGATTTGTTACAAACAACTGGTCGATAAATGATGGACGACTATATACAGAAGAAGAATTGGCAAGCGGACGATTTTTAGCAATTGTTGGAGAAGATGTAGTTAACAAATTGTTTTCAAGAGTAAACCCTATCGGTGAAGCAATTAGGATTGATGGCTATGAATACAAGATTATCGGTGTGGTTGAAAAAAAAGGGCAGCGGTTAGGTGGTTCTCAAGATAATTTCATAGCTATTCCGCTATCTACAATGCTGCGCGTATATGGTAAAGAACGCGATGTTCATATTATGGTACAGGCAAAAAGTCCTGAAGCTTATGACGATTGCGTTGAACAAGTGAGAGGAATTTTACGAACAGAGCGGCAAGTTCCTC comes from the Bacteroidota bacterium genome and includes:
- a CDS encoding ABC transporter permease — translated: MNFILERIFSEIRESFIMALVAIRINKLRSILTLLGIAVGVFSIIAVMTAMGVLVNSVESGMTMLGSHTFQVQRFPSFQMGDGSRAKFRNRKKITIEQGVAVKQNATLAAAVGIEAWESGKTVKSIRGEKTNPNVSLVGEDLEGFVTNNWSINDGRLYTEEELASGRFLAIVGEDVVNKLFSRVNPIGEAIRIDGYEYKIIGVVEKKGQRLGGSQDNFIAIPLSTMLRVYGKERDVHIMVQAKSPEAYDDCVEQVRGILRTERQVPPGSDDDFHIFSNDSLIEQFNDITYYVRLGIMLISAIALIAAGVGIMNIMLVSVTERTREIGIRKAVGAKRSNILTQFILEAIILSEVGGIIGILLGILGGNMAALLMSVPPVIPFDWAFIGLAVCSLVGLTFGVYPAWKAANLDPIDALRYE
- a CDS encoding ABC transporter ATP-binding protein, coding for MEIIKLQQIKKYYDMGGAEEVHALRGIDVNIGQNEYVAIMGPSGSGKSTLMNIIGCLDTPTTGLYEFNKVNVSDMNDDQLAKIRNKEIGFVFQTFNLLARSNALHNVELPLIYAGINKSERRKLAMQALEQVGLADRVMHKPNELSGGQRQRVAIARALVTHPSIILADEPTGNLDTKTGDEIMLLFEEIHKQGNTIILVTHEEYIAEHAKRIIRLRDGLVEVDEHVNRRKIVN
- a CDS encoding ABC transporter permease, with amino-acid sequence MNFLFEIKEGLRIAFYAIRSNKMRSVLTTLGIVIGIVSVTMMATAIEGVDRKFQESASAFGANVLYVQKFPWVGHDDWSIYRNRRDIPLKVAEDIEQHATMVEAVAANVITVRPTQFEERNMKNAFITGTTDQYIYASGTNVSDGRFLSQEESNGGRPVCVIGANVVENLFPNQDPIGKFVKVGSLPYQIIGVLEKQGGLFGKFTSDNRVYIPLKSFMNQFGSKRDVTINIAAKKGADIEDVKEELRGIIRKSRGLKPSDADDFNLNEQELLVTTFSGFTAVIAAVGFFITGLSLFVGGIGIMNIMFVSVTERTKEIGIRKAIGAKRRTILIQFLIESSIICLLGGLLGLIISYPLSLLADKILPTAMPLSIVGIAIIISLVVGVVSGFLPAYRASRLNPVDALRYE